The Saprospiraceae bacterium genomic interval AAACTGGTCAGTTCCGCAATAATCCAGGTCGGGTTTGTAAACAAAGCTTCCATCGCTGTTCATCACCACCTTTCCATTTTGAGCCCCTCCATTCAATCCACTAAGTCTCCAAAAATTATTTCCATCTCCACTCCGCGTATCATTGGGTATCACCGTTGCCATTAAAACTTCGTTCTTCAATATGGTGAAATCATCATTAACGGCTTCAGGAGAATCATTAAATGGTTTTACCCTTACATAGGCCGTAGCCATAGAACAATCCTGATTGCCATCACACAATTCGTATTGAAACTGATCCAAACCATGAAAATCAAGACGAGGTATATATCTGAAATCTCCATTGGTGTTTAATACGACGGTACCGCCCATTGCGCCGCCATGAATACCTACAAGTCTCCAGGTATCCACGATATCTCCGCTTGGAGTGTCATTACCAGCTACAGATTCATTTAACTCGATATCTTCCAAGGTGATGAAATGATCTTCTACAGCAACCTGAAAATCGTTGACTGGTCTGATAAACAATGAAACTGTGGCCTGAGAGCAGTCCATGTTTTTATCGCATATTTCATACGTGAATTCGTCAGTACCATTGTAATTAGGATCCGGTTTGTATATAAAAGCTCCATCCGTGGTCATACTTACTCTCGCATGCCGTGCACCACCATCGGGTCCGATCAACTTATAATCATTGGTTCCATCACCACTTAAAGTATCATTGAGACTTACATTTCCCAGGTATACCATATCCTCATCGAGGCTATAATTATCGTCAGTAGCAACCGGCTTGTCATTTCCAGAAAAGATCCTGATCGTGACTACCGCAGTTGCACAATCCGAATCCTTATCGCACAGGGTATAGCTGAATTCATCATTTCCGAAATAATCGGGTTCAGCTGTGTAAATAAATTTTCCTGTGCTATCCATGGTCACCGTACCATGCATAGCCCCACCATTTTGACCAATAAGCTTCCAAAAATTACTTCCATCCCCACTGGAGGTATCGTTTAAACCTGGCATCGGCAGCCAGCTCTTCATCCTCCTGAATTGTAAAATCATCATGGGTAGCTAT includes:
- a CDS encoding tandem-95 repeat protein, which codes for MKSWLPMPGLNDTSSGDGSNFWKLIGQNGGAMHGTVTMDSTGKFIYTAEPDYFGNDEFSYTLCDKDSDCATAVVTIRIFSGNDKPVATDDNYSLDEDMVYLGNVSLNDTLSGDGTNDYKLIGPDGGARHARVSMTTDGAFIYKPDPNYNGTDEFTYEICDKNMDCSQATVSLFIRPVNDFQVAVEDHFITLEDIELNESVAGNDTPSGDIVDTWRLVGIHGGAMGGTVVLNTNGDFRYIPRLDFHGLDQFQYELCDGNQDCSMATAYVRVKPFNDSPEAVNDDFTILKNEVLMATVIPNDTRSGDGNNFWRLSGLNGGAQNGKVVMNSDGSFVYKPDLDYCGTDQFVYKLCDNFCDCSMATVTINILASSALPIAFDDQFELNEDSEIW